Genomic window (Aricia agestis chromosome 15, ilAriAges1.1, whole genome shotgun sequence):
aaatgattcAATAAGTATTCAAGAGATTCTCGAGTATAATAAATTTCGATCAGAAATGTAAAgggaaaatatttacataaattaacAGTAGTAGTATTACCCTATTAGTAGAGTAGAACCTCCGGGAGGTTATGATATATAGAGAGATATATTTTCCAGAATTAAAAcctaactaaaatattattgtgttcaattattgtatttatttcgCCGTTAATGTGTTACGTTACTATTATCGTATATCTACTGTATGACAATTCTCTAtgtgaatagggatgatgacaaggtcaaaaatttgcgaattttgttaatataataaagaaatcacggtaaaaaataagtgttcccaaaatttttgcttgatagcatttgtatttttttttgttatgcagcgccttcaaagtttgatattcaagtcgattttttttttcaatttaatttcttaatatttgtatacaattcgataacttatgcactttcgaacaaagttgtcacccgatgcgtacaaactacgaaagagtgacgtcagtctttcgtagcactttgtatggagcgtttcgggcaggtctattttatgagatgtttgaattgtcttAACTTGGTGactttttaagctatcagagtcattctttcagcgatgtttctttttttaagggtctttcaattaccaataaaaaaatagtcatcatgcctattagcATTTTCCCTTGCAAGGCTCTAGAGGAAATGTGTGATGTATCCCTAAGGAACTTTGCACTTCTTGTTGCGTCATCTGGCCCTAGTACATTGGCAGGGGTAACCTGACGGCTAGGGGTGATTCACCGATACAGACCTTTTTTGCCAACTTACTTCtactttttgtttgttttgtggCAACTCTAAAAGTAGGAATTTCTATGCCCAGCTGTatctagggaatgcaataccgggataccggaaTCCCGAAATACagggatcccgcatgcattttgcgggactaatctcggtcgaaaatttagtgggattacaaagaagcgtgattcatacgtgtaactATCTGCGCGGTTGTGCGTGAACAATGAACTAGCTACCACACTGGCGTCTGGCCATAGGCTGCCTGCTACTATTTCGAGTCAGGTGAATTAAAAGGCACAAATCTTTAATTTACTAAATGACAATTGTACCAACCAGTGTGGAAGCTGAGCGAGCTTTTTCAGCCGATGACGGCTCCTGATATTTGACACAAGGTAGCCAGTACCTTGTGTCGAATATCACGAGCCGTTTGGCATGCGAAACAAaataccttaacttttttaacacacttttataagcttgggctgtatgtacctatgattgcattccctagctgtatcataaatcatatacgtgggagagccatgcttcggcacgaatgggccggctcgaccggataaataccacgttctcacagcaaaccggcgtgaaacagcgcttgcgctgtgtttcgccgagtgagtgagtttaccggaggcccaatcccctaacccctaccctattcccttccctaccctcaactattcccttcccttcccttccctaccctcccctatcaccctattccctcttaaaaggccggcaacgcacttgcagctcttctgatgctgcgagtgtccatgggcgacggaagttgctttccatcaggtgacccgtttgctcgtttgcccccttatttcataaaaaaaaaaaaaatactggctaaaagccgagctttgtgagggctcgcgtcgtcacattttgactgactgatgatgacacacctacatacaaaaaaaccttgactgtatgatgataacacatctacacataaataaaaattactatgttaaagcacaaatcaatataAGGCGTGaaagtttttccgtaaagtgtaccacaaaatgtacagatgGGATATTACTAGAGCCATCTAGTTTAACCgtcttccaaaaaagaggaggttttGAGTTCGGGTGCGGCCTATGCGGTGGTTAtgaccatgaagctaatatagagtTTTAGCTTTGTTTTAGCTATGTGGTTATGACGTAGGTAATTATaggtatccgctaagaaaggattttgatcaattctacccccaagaggataaaataggggatgaaagtttgtataaaagtttgtcaattttaaatcgatcgggctgagactttgatacctaattaataataatactacttaaagcgagcgaagccgcgggcaaaacctAGTCTTGAATATAGTAATTTTGTCATGTAGTTTATTTTATCAGAGTAATAAATAATGATGCTTGTGAAGAGTCGTTATTTATTACATCACTTGTACTTGTAAACTTAGTCTTATatgataatactagctgttgcccgcgacttcgtccgcgtggactttagtttatagcgcgcggtgtcaacaaaatttgtgtcaaatttaaaaactttttaaaaccctgggaagtggtacccctcttagggccgcgctacaccggtatggcagcgctgaaagtgctcgcctcgccgctgccattccggtgtagcgcggccctatattaatcaaaatacccaaaaacagctgtgcagtgtgcacataatctatactaatattataaatgcaaaagtatctctgtctttctgtctgtcagtcccgctttcacgccaaacgccaaaactaccgaaccgattgtaatgaaattttgtatacagatagtctaaagcctgagaaaggacataggctacttttttactggaaaaaagggttgtcagggggtgaatatgcgtaaatttgttcaaattaagttagttccaaaaatttataatagatggcgccgtgcgtcttctacatcgcgctgacgcttgctcaaaagtctttctataagaggtggtatcatcttacatttaagattcgattgttatatctattctacggtattaaataactcagtactttatctgtgcagtgacgtaaccttaaacctatcaacgataaatagtttatgggtaaagttgtgtaattggggggctaaataagctttaaaatttggcataaaatataaagtttaatataaaaaaaaatacttattgtgtgcacactgcacagctgtattgatttaaggggtaccagggtatttttataaaagcttttgacaccaattttgttgacatcgcgctttataaactgaagtccacgcggacgaagtcgcgggcaacagctagtaacgataagtatgattagttctatgttacaatgaagtaaaaaataaaacgccatctgttgaatcgtattagaattaaaatgttcattgcatcgatatatttctggattttttataatattatacttacataaaatatatttaagatttttgaaattttattttaatacacatccaaaacccaggaacattgaaaactttttgctccGCCtgtgggactcgaacccaggacccccgggatgagcgctggccacgcgcaatgcgaattcattttcatcgatattttcatggaaataagatattttcccacatcaaaatgtagcctatgtcctttctcagactctagaataactgtatacaaaatttcattgcaatcggttcagtagttttggcgtgaaagcgagacagacagacagagatactttcgcatttataatattagtatggatatctggGGACCTATTTTCAGAACTCGAATTTCACTTAGAATACAGGATGCCTCGCTGGCACACTTGCTGTTTACAGGGTGTAAGAAAACAAAGAGATAATACAACTgcgaaagtagtagcgctgaaaaaacaaatttttgttatttgaatGGGTAGGCGCCCCAGCGTCGTGAATTTGCCCTGGATACAgaagtaaacaaaaaagtcacTCGTTCAGCactgatactttcacagtgaattccgTACAGGGGACTGATACATACTCTAAATcaagggtggccaacacgcggcccgcgggcGATATGCGGCCCGCCGTCTATTACCTTGTGGCCCGCGGAGccgacaacatttttttaaagtaaaaaattaatactaaaattacttaacatacctactataaaaagcaaacaaacacttcttttcttttacttttaaaataaaagctctaACCAAGTTGTAATAGGAAATTAGTATCCGATTTTGACTTTCATTCCACTACCagtatacataaaattttatagtgcggcccggggtaaaattctacttccAAATTTCGGCCCAATtgtcgaaaaggttggccacccttgctctaaattattatcactttgttttgtaacactCTGTATAGCTGGAGTGTGACAGCCTGCGATCAAAGCGATGTTCGAGGCCTGAGAATAACGACCTTCTTCAGGTAGTGCGAATTCGCACTGTGTGTGAATTACACGGTCATGTAATATGAATGATATAATGGATTTCTACAATTTAAAACAAGGATAATGTTGAATTATCTGCAAGTTTTCATAATCAATAATATATCTGTATCTATATAGGATATTTAACATCCACATTATATTGACATTGTCTGTATAAATACGATTGTTTTCAATAATCAAGTCAGTCAGGTCAAAATGTCTAGCTTGTTGCTCCTGTTGGTGATCACACCTATGCTTGGTGAGTAATTAATATGATAGTTAAAAAAACGCACTCTTTTTTTGCaatcttaacaaattattgcattgtcattggctcttaatacgtatgcaaagtttcgaattaattagctTACTGGAAATGGGTAAAAATCGAGCTCAAAGATTCAAATACATACAGGCAcataggtgacccgtttgctcgtttgcccccttatttcattaaaaaaaaaaaaaaaaacttgtccactgtagaagttataacgaagcctcaaagaatttattgaTGTAAGATGCAATAAAAGTCTAAGGTCGTCAATGGTCACCTAGGGAAGGAAAattggaaaagaaattgaccTTACTCTAGACGTATCCGAAAATACCAAGAAgaagaaattatgtttttgttttaccCTTTAGTGAAAACAGAATTAGTTAATACATTGATACTAAAATTTGtagactttttaaatttatatagtTTAACTTATCAAATAGTCACATTTCAttagaatttttcattttagaTCTATAGTTATTGATACTACTGGATAGCGATATAGATGGATAGAATGGCCTTTTATTCGTTTATTATAACAtagaaaaaactacttaaattaGCAGCGTATAAATAGATATGTctgtatttttagtttttcttactGAAGAGCCAGAATTTATATTACTCATACAttaaaaacttataaattatgtcAATGAGAATGATTTTATAAAGTGCTAAATGAATTTaggacctaatataatatttttattctttcaaCGTAAAAACGGACATGTACGATTTAACCGTTTTTACGCAGACAATTCAAGACTGAATTTGTCTTGAATTTTCAGCGTAAAAACGGTCATCTTGTAATTTTTgcgaaaatattgaaaatatttaatattgtgttATATCATTAGAAACGGCTTACATTAAGCTTTACAAATCAACcaaaaatattgtgttaatgTTTTATGATGATCTACAGTAACAGTTTGAATCTTAAAAACACTCTCCTGAAAACCACTACTTTTGACATGTCGCTTTATACGTAGGGGCCGTCGATTTAAACACCTAACAAcatttaatgctaagtactcacataaggttttgctcgatagttttactctaaattgagcaataaccaccgtgtggaccgcaaaactgacagctcgaaggctcgcttcgagacggctcgatggaattaaatatgtcaaatatgtcatttccttcgattcggagaaactatcgagcaaaaccgtatgtgagtatgtgagtacttagcataagtcTTTTTAATGCTCATATTGTCCTGTCTTCGCCCCAGTATCCTCAGAGTCATCCGAGGAGGCCGTAACCCAAGCGCCTCAACCGAGTGCCCCATTCCTGGTGTCGCTTCGCCAAACCTCTGAGGATAAAAAAGGACCCTACTGCGCTGGTACCATCATCTCACCACGGGCTATACTGACCTCTGCTTATTGCCTTCAAAGgtagtattttttaaactagAACAGGCAAAGACCTCTGGTGGCAAATTATATATCGACAACCCTCACTAAGGAGTGAGGGTTGTCGATATATCATTTGCCACCAGAGGGACGGTTGGGTCTTTCCAGCTGTTAAATGTCGTATCAGAATGATCAAAtagacagctatatcgtgacatgtggaagctatttcgtgacGTATCACAGCTGTCTGACACGACAATAATTGACAAATgactagagatgtgccgactagtcgccgactagtcggtaaagccgactatccggctacTTTTATAGTCGgtgactagtcggcgaatagtcgccaaaaagcgccgactatccggctttttactatattacatttaagaaaaaccttttacatttaagaaattaagtgaattgtttttgaaattacttgcttgtaaataaatatctatgagatttattaaataacaacaaaatatcttttcattctaaagatttataataaaaaaaatacgtgtggcactcgaggactgccgcggtaaagctttatatcatgattcatgacgttaacataaccaaaacacgatccgacacgtttgccggcggcgcggcgtatgcgacttacccgcgaatcagcagtaaacAAAGCGTTACAAAAACATCTAAAACCATGATcggttggccgactagtcggccgattagtcggcttctttgcaaccgactaatcggctagtcggctagtcggccaaagtcatgatcgaaACATCTCTACAAATGACACAAGATCACATAGCGCCATTCAATCCTCATTCCATTGCACCGTTGGAAAtagcgcgggaactgtacatttttatgAGATATAACCTACCCTTATTTTCCGGGGCTCAAAACATCTTCATACTTTtgagcctccgtggtctagtgataTAGatcgcggctcttgactcggaagccgtgggttcgattcccgcgttggaaacctatgatttccaagtttggttaggacaatgcaggctgatcaccagattgtctgacaagtaagatgatccatgcgtcgtgtcggtcttccgtcccactgggttatgagagtaaaaggaatagagagtgctcttgtgtactgcgcacacacttgggcactataaaattactcctgcgtagctggcctggtttcaatgaaaatgagattaaattatcaacgtgcggcacgtgccgactggacgtcaaaaaaagagtgctgctgtcatgtatcacacatctctttttaacacacagtgttactgatagtgacatctcccttgctcaggcctttgtttctgtttctgctaggtatattaactttatggttttgcatcgggctttttttttaatttaacattctGACTCCTGAGTTTTGAATGGGAGGCTAACTCAATTTAACATCTACCTACTTCAAAAACTTACTGCCTCTGTTGAAGATTTGAAGAAGAACAACCACTAGAACTGTTAAAAGTGGTCGTCGGCACGAACGAGCTGGACAGCGGCGAGTCCTACGGAATTGAGAAGCTTGTGATCCACGAAAACTATTACAATGAGGACAACAACACCATCCACGACGTGGCCATTATATTCACGGATGAGGAGATACAGTTCAGTGATGAAGTCCTGCCTGTGCTGATGAGGGACACTCCAGTTGAAGATGAAGAGGAGTTGAGGGCTTTTGGATGGAGAAGTGCTGTACGTATATTTTATCGAACTTAATTTAATAGAGGACGTAACAGAACTGGTAATATTTTAGAGTTTAGAgtatgtatgtgtcccttgtatagagtttactaaaaaataataatatttatatatggacgcttcacaccacgtcagtctggccccatgctaagtacctgaaggacttgtgttacggtactatacaacggaaatatatttaatacttttatacttatatatttaagatttttattatattatacacatatttaatacacatctatgacccaggaactttgaaaaactttttgttccctcggcgggattcgaacccgcgacccccggcttgagctaccaacagcccaccaactgagccacagaggtcgtcaaaaaagtATCAGCATTGAAAGAATTATGCTCATCGAAACATAGAAgttaaaagtaactctttcatcGCTGTTACTTTAACTGTGAACACTATTTCTTTCGAAATCTTTACGAAGTCACTCTGAATGTGAGTTTCTGATGGGACTAAGACCTTTTACTCATTTCAGGACGAGTCCCTTTCGAACGAGCTACTGGAGGTAGAAGTGATCGTGGTCATCAACGATGAATGTGGACAGGCTGGGTTGATCTGTGCTTTACCGCCTGTACCCGTCTCAGAGGAAAGTCTTTGTGAGGTAAGAAGTTTAAACTTTGTACCTAATCAGTACCGGTTTAAGCACTACCCAGCGCCCCTTCTTGTGTGActtcagcgcccctttttataCGGAGCCTGGGCGGTCTCTCAGCGTCGTCCCGGGAGAGCTCTGTCCTCTCTCGGGActcactttttatcccggataaatATGCAGTCCCCGCGCAGTAGACGTAGAATTGTATCTAGTATGTTCTTTATAAGACGTTGTTTCTGAATTATATGGCTGAATTGATTTGTAATTGTAGGGCGTTTCTGGAGGACCTTTGGTTGACTTGAAAGGCGGACTGGTTGGAATCCTGATATCTGGTGTGGGGACGTGTGACACAGGATATCCAAACCTTTATACAAgcgtaagtattataattttaaaactttatatttctcaatttttatccatacatttatttttttcataactttttgaggatagtattataatttattttagattctatttaaatatctgtttgttattaattatagtaataaagcatgattttttatatttttaaaatatttccacGCCCTAGAGGCAGAAATTgtgaactataaaaataataataataagaacattgtaaccaatttcatggaaataaagacttacttacttacatactGGGTGTAACTTGAAGAAGTGATCACTTCTTTGAGTGTACACTGTGATAAGTAATGGTAGCAGCCCTGACAGGGTTTGGATCTTTTTATCAGATTAAATGCTTCATGAATACGGCTAgtattagggtgaagccaaacgagcgtaatttgtgagttgtgagtcgcagaatttcggcctgcagaaattctgctgcattcagtttcatacaaaagtcctgtttgattcacgagcgtaattttgtgagtcatgaacatgatttctatgaaaagatgcggcagaaattctgcaactcacgactcacaaaattacgctcgtttgccTTCACCCTTACCGCATAGGTCGGAGCACAGGGCGCTACTAGAACATGATagagtaaataatccgaccaaaatctgaAATATTGCCCACGTTGTATCAGAATACTGAGAAactttgtcaaacgtcgaacaaaagtTTTGATTTTCTGTCTatactggtgctgcctctaaggttcaattcagaccgaaacgcgacgcgtagatgcatttctaaattggtatggatttgacagatttcaattgcgtcagacgtcttgcgaatctgtcaaatccatactaatttagaaatgcatctacgcgtcgcgatgcggtctgaatcaaccctaacgagaaaacattgcagtaattcatacttccatactaatatttgctgggcatggagacactgtgtcccgggaaaggatgttggatactttttgtcccggaaaaatgtacggttcctacgcgataaatgttttgttttgtagttttggcgcaacggatttgtgggcatcatctagtatatttACCTATTGAACAGGaatattacaattttacgaTGAATTTTAGGTGCAAGCGTATTTGCCTTGGATCGAGAAGAACTTAGTTGGCGATTATATAAATAGACACTATTTGTATGTCAAAGATAACAGTGATGaagatggtgatgatgatgatgaacaagGTGAAGACGCATCTACCACAGACAACTAGCTATTTTaggtagataattattattttattgtaatgtaatatgcttaaaaaataattaaatattaaaatattatctgtcACCATTTTAAGAATATACCTTGCATCTAAAAATTTTGAAGTTTTTGTTCATACCTTGCTTTTGACGGATTTCCACAAAAAAGTTGGTAGTCTTGGTACGGGAGGAAAAAAACGAAGGCAGGCttacctgcacaggtggaccgtgggtatagcctgtcaagaaagtgaagaaattaaaaagtggcaacatcgtagcgtcatcctttcaaatcaatctaagaaaaaagggataccgctacgatgttgccactttttaatttcttcactttcttgacagactatacctctccggtagaccgtagcgtgtatggcttacattacAGTCATCTTTTTCTCTACACAATCTCCTCTTTTGAAGGCAGTACAAGCTTCTAAGAACAATcacctaaaaatattaaataagtgcAAAGGACCATGTgcatgtataaaatatacacataTGCATGTACCTAGAACGCTCTTGACTACAGTTCCTTGGAAGTACTTGAATGAATATTCAAATGGATTCTTAGAACAGCAATGTTACAATAGGACATAGACAAGAATTTAGAATATTACTAGCtctcccggcaaacgttgttttgccataatataaagtatttcgcccatattattttattcaagtgactaaataaatatggcACTATGGCagcgtccatcgctatcccgtcgcacaaacaatggtcgccgtcagtctcgaaatgtaataatttactgttatttattaaacaaatgcacttatcaatataaaaagtagccagtagccgattctcagacctactgaacatgcatatataaaatttggtaaaaatcagtaaagccgtttcggaggagtacggcagagtagacagaattatagagtataccgacttagaactgatgttgaaatttttaaatttgatgtACTATgatgaaaatcgtcgctagggttgttaaattgttacctacgaatttaaaactatgacatattcgctgggcgtgttcctctttggtcgtattgttgtttgtgttttggcacatgcgattaaaattgtcagaatccaattttgaaatctttattttaaatatttaaaaataaattatatcagccagcgcgaggcacattccgttcataatcttagtgaaacccgacgaatttgacagatattgaaacctgtccgtctctttgcagtcgaactactggtagttatgtctattgtgagtacggtaactaacattgtgacacgagaattttattaacaatttttatgtaatcGTTAAAGCGATTATTGCAAATTTCTTACGGCGGTTCTTCTCGTActgctagttcccgaaccgatgATAGGCACTAGGCACCATTGTTCCGAGTTCCGACGaaattaaggacgctatcacgaATATCGACCTTAACTACattcgtataggggactaaataagcaacaatttttttgtatatttattttccttacttcagtgtatttagctataatggtacataatcaaacccaattttttttatattttgcgattattgtgatggttaaaacgtatttatgtgaaaattttgtatgcggttataaaattttaatagtatagacgtggagatgaatatattatctttcatttgaaaccaaaatatccttgcagtgtgactcctaattctttaaaatggaaCCTGTAAATCGCTGACATTTGAGAAAAAATGTGATCGCGTCCATAAgcaactctgaataaaaatgattttatttgatttgattttaaacaatCTTTATCGCGATAGGCCAGCGATAGGCGCATAGTAGAGAAGTCTCCACTTTACAAATGAATATTAGTAAGTcagaagcgtagcgtgcctAGGCGGGGCccatatataaaatttttggaGGCCCTTAGGAAAGTTAAAACTTCTCACAAAAAAACGCATACGGTGACTGTTGACCTCACGCTTTACGCGGGTAACAAAGgaattgtttttagggttccgtacccaaagggtaaaaacgggaccctattactaagacttcgatgtctgtccgtctgtatgtctccaggctgtaactcaagaacggtaatagctagagagttgaaattttcacaaattgtgtatatctgttgccactatattacaacaaatactaaaaataaaattaatatttaagggggctcccatacaacaaacgtgatttttttggccttttttgtcaAAATTTGCCTGTTGCTAttttttcaataatagcaacaggtagacacttgaatttttcacacaatccttagttttatgtgtacgttaatatctatactaatattataaagaggtaaactttgtttgtttgtttaattgtaatgagtAGGCTCAAAaagtactggaccgattttaaaaattctttcactattcgaaagctacattatttacgagtaacataggctactttttattttggaaagtatagggttccgtaagatatttcagtttttccgAAACAACcacaaaatttacttattttgcgtacgctgcctaaactataaaagatagaaccatacaatgttctaagtaaatgtagatcttataaatatctacaaaaatgtccgcgacacactatacctatctatgtcaactgaggcacaacaaccattttttttattaaaaaatcttgatttcttttggactacatttaaacgcatttattttactcatgctaatgacccttatcaaaataaattatttcatctctaagtacagtttatgtagacaatatttggtctttgaatgattaaaattggacgtttggtttagaagttatggcgaaataaaaatattgcgatttacgcccgtttcgaagtgggcgctaccaaggcgggggtgcGCTCGCGGGAGCGGAGTTTAAATCTATGAGTATTGaactattgactattgagtagtaataatatatctatcagtAGTATTTAACTACCTACTTCCCTAAACAACCCtgtctga
Coding sequences:
- the LOC121734421 gene encoding chymotrypsin-1-like; this encodes MSSLLLLLVITPMLVSSESSEEAVTQAPQPSAPFLVSLRQTSEDKKGPYCAGTIISPRAILTSAYCLQRFEEEQPLELLKVVVGTNELDSGESYGIEKLVIHENYYNEDNNTIHDVAIIFTDEEIQFSDEVLPVLMRDTPVEDEEELRAFGWRSADESLSNELLEVEVIVVINDECGQAGLICALPPVPVSEESLCEGVSGGPLVDLKGGLVGILISGVGTCDTGYPNLYTSVQAYLPWIEKNLVGDYINRHYLYVKDNSDEDGDDDDEQGEDASTTDN